Proteins from one Listeria weihenstephanensis genomic window:
- the cls gene encoding cardiolipin synthase yields the protein MGIMGILLIVLLVINVLFAAVMVFLERRDTAATWAWLLVLTFIPVIGFIIYLIFGRKLSHRKIFDWKGQEKIGLRESTDNQISMIRQQEFPFSERNVAKHRDLIYLLLVNDGAILTQDNDVTIYTDGHEKFDALMKDIEAATDHIHLIYYIIHSDMLGKRLKSALIKKAEEGLDVRVIYDAMGCRTTKKSFWNDLKQHGVKVWPFFPSKLPLINFRLNYRNHRKLAIIDGEIGYIGGFNVGDEYLGLDDSFGYWRDTHLRVRGKAVYAMQTRYIMDWNSASSTSQKLDYQTRYFPSFHGKGHTSMQIVSSGPDSEWQQIKNGYIKMISSAKKSIYLQSPYIIPDASLLEALKIASLSGVDVRLMIPNKPDHAFVYRATTSYCGELIESGAKVYIYDNGFIHAKTLVVDGEIASVGTANMDFRSFRLNFEVNAFMYEKKIAQKLEDIFLQDILKSYQLTAELYAERSFWIKVKEAVSRLLSPIL from the coding sequence ATGGGGATTATGGGGATTTTATTGATTGTGTTATTAGTGATTAACGTATTATTCGCGGCAGTCATGGTTTTCTTAGAAAGACGTGACACAGCAGCGACGTGGGCTTGGTTACTAGTATTGACATTTATACCTGTTATTGGCTTTATTATATATTTAATATTTGGTCGTAAGTTGTCGCATCGCAAAATTTTTGACTGGAAAGGCCAAGAGAAAATTGGATTGCGGGAATCAACGGATAATCAGATTAGCATGATTAGGCAACAGGAGTTTCCGTTTAGTGAGCGTAATGTCGCGAAGCATCGGGATCTTATTTATTTATTACTTGTTAATGATGGCGCGATTTTAACGCAAGATAATGATGTTACGATTTATACAGATGGACATGAGAAATTCGATGCGTTAATGAAAGATATTGAGGCAGCGACGGATCATATTCATTTGATTTATTATATTATTCATTCGGATATGTTGGGAAAACGTTTGAAAAGTGCGTTGATTAAGAAGGCGGAAGAAGGGCTCGATGTGCGTGTGATTTATGACGCGATGGGTTGCAGAACTACGAAAAAATCTTTTTGGAATGACTTGAAGCAACATGGTGTCAAAGTTTGGCCGTTTTTCCCCTCAAAATTACCGTTGATTAATTTCCGTTTAAATTATCGGAATCACCGGAAGTTGGCAATAATTGATGGAGAAATTGGCTATATTGGTGGCTTTAATGTCGGGGATGAGTATTTAGGGCTTGATGATAGCTTTGGTTATTGGCGTGATACACATCTTCGGGTTCGCGGAAAAGCGGTTTATGCGATGCAGACGCGTTACATTATGGATTGGAATTCGGCGTCTTCTACAAGTCAGAAGTTAGATTATCAAACACGTTATTTCCCGTCGTTTCATGGAAAGGGTCATACGAGTATGCAAATTGTATCAAGTGGGCCGGATTCTGAATGGCAGCAAATCAAGAATGGTTACATTAAAATGATTAGCTCGGCGAAGAAGTCGATTTATTTGCAGTCGCCGTACATTATTCCTGACGCGAGTTTGTTAGAAGCGCTTAAAATTGCGTCGCTGTCCGGTGTTGACGTCAGGTTGATGATTCCAAATAAACCGGATCATGCATTTGTTTACCGAGCGACGACAAGTTATTGTGGCGAATTGATTGAATCAGGAGCGAAAGTTTACATCTATGATAATGGATTTATTCATGCTAAAACACTTGTTGTTGATGGGGAAATTGCGTCGGTTGGGACTGCAAATATGGATTTTCGTAGTTTTAGATTAAATTTTGAAGTCAATGCTTTTATGTACGAGAAAAAAATAGCGCAGAAATTAGAGGATATTTTCTTACAAGATATTTTAAAATCGTATCAGTTAACGGCAGAATTATATGCGGAGCGATCGTTTTGGATTAAGGTGAAAGAAGCGGTGTCACGTTTACTGTCTCCGATACTATAA
- a CDS encoding PDZ domain-containing protein: protein MDIMLEILKGIGSLFLQPAFYVSILIVIIAGFSRIKAERKSFHVGIYSPWQELKGFFGLGIIFGLVISVVMFFIGFTLTIGWIAIFNVVLIVLLLIGLFRMTSTAYTIGIASLVYYAAYYFDWQLAPFEDKMLPISNLYIDNFMIAIVFVLALLLAVEAFLIQFSGANNASPMLRKSGRGKLIGAFQLRRLWLLPLVCFIPGHGFAAIFDWWPIFQIGNQTFSLMILPVVIGFQQQVQTQLPEQATHKIAVKVTSLAIMIALIGVGSIVMPVLSLVAFVVAIVGRFWISYRHRSDEKRASFKFTPQPEGIMILGSRENTPGSRMEISAGEMILEANGKPVTNREELYEALNENRAYCKLKVRDNNGEPRIVQTAIHEEDSFELGLFMVEAK, encoded by the coding sequence ATGGATATTATGCTAGAAATTCTAAAAGGAATCGGGAGTTTGTTTTTGCAACCGGCATTTTATGTGTCGATTTTGATTGTTATTATTGCTGGATTTAGTCGAATCAAAGCAGAACGGAAGTCATTTCATGTGGGTATATACTCGCCATGGCAGGAACTAAAAGGCTTCTTTGGTTTGGGCATTATATTTGGACTGGTCATATCGGTGGTCATGTTCTTTATCGGATTTACGCTGACAATTGGATGGATTGCGATCTTTAATGTGGTGTTGATTGTCCTCTTACTTATCGGCTTATTTAGAATGACATCAACAGCCTACACGATTGGTATTGCTAGTTTAGTATATTACGCGGCCTACTATTTCGATTGGCAGTTAGCGCCGTTTGAAGATAAAATGTTACCAATTAGTAATTTATATATCGATAATTTCATGATTGCTATTGTGTTTGTGTTGGCTTTGTTGCTCGCCGTCGAGGCTTTTTTAATTCAGTTTTCTGGTGCGAATAATGCTTCGCCGATGTTACGCAAAAGTGGGCGTGGTAAGTTGATTGGCGCATTTCAGTTAAGACGTTTATGGTTATTACCACTGGTTTGCTTCATTCCAGGACATGGTTTTGCAGCCATTTTTGATTGGTGGCCGATCTTTCAAATTGGGAATCAGACGTTTTCGCTTATGATTTTACCGGTTGTTATTGGCTTTCAGCAGCAAGTTCAGACGCAATTGCCAGAACAAGCAACGCATAAAATTGCAGTGAAGGTGACGAGTTTGGCGATTATGATTGCGCTGATTGGTGTTGGTAGTATTGTGATGCCAGTCCTTAGTTTAGTGGCATTTGTTGTCGCAATTGTTGGACGTTTTTGGATTTCATATCGCCATCGTAGTGACGAGAAACGAGCTTCGTTTAAATTTACACCGCAACCTGAGGGTATTATGATTTTAGGTTCTCGGGAAAATACGCCGGGAAGTCGGATGGAAATTTCGGCAGGGGAAATGATTTTAGAAGCGAACGGGAAACCTGTGACGAATCGTGAGGAGTTGTATGAGGCGTTAAATGAGAATCGTGCGTATTGTAAGTTGAAGGTGCGCGATAATAATGGTGAGCCACGGATCGTGCAAACGGCGATACATGAAGAGGATTCTTTTGAGTTAGGACTTTTCATGGTGGAGGCGAAATAA
- a CDS encoding phosphate ABC transporter substrate-binding protein produces the protein MKKRFLGIVAVIAAFTMIIAGCGNSSTSSDKANGNAGSKEVSGSITAVGSTALQPLVEAASKQYTAENPKAQINVQGGGSGTGLTQVQQGAVDIGNSDVFAEEKDGVDASKLVDHRVAVVGMAPVVNKDVGVKNISKQQLIDIFTGKITNWKDVGGKDEKITIINRAEGSGTRATFEKWGLDGATPIKAQEQDSSGTVRKIVSETPGAISYLAFSYIDDSIQGLSLDNVEPKEENVATNDWKIWAYEHMYTNGEAKGLTKTFLSYITSKDVQNDLVPQLGYQSIHSMKVERDSKGNVTEVK, from the coding sequence ATGAAGAAGAGATTTTTAGGAATAGTAGCTGTTATTGCAGCATTCACAATGATTATAGCTGGATGTGGGAATTCAAGTACATCATCAGATAAGGCAAATGGAAATGCGGGCAGTAAGGAAGTTTCTGGTTCGATCACGGCGGTTGGTTCAACAGCATTGCAACCTCTAGTTGAAGCAGCTTCGAAACAATATACAGCTGAAAATCCTAAAGCACAAATCAACGTGCAAGGTGGCGGATCTGGAACTGGCCTAACACAAGTGCAACAAGGCGCAGTAGATATCGGCAACTCGGATGTTTTCGCTGAAGAAAAAGATGGCGTTGACGCTTCAAAATTAGTAGACCACAGAGTCGCAGTAGTCGGCATGGCACCAGTTGTTAACAAAGATGTTGGCGTGAAAAACATTTCAAAACAACAATTAATCGACATCTTCACTGGCAAAATTACAAACTGGAAAGATGTTGGCGGTAAAGACGAGAAAATTACCATCATCAACCGTGCAGAAGGAAGCGGAACACGCGCAACTTTTGAAAAATGGGGCTTAGATGGTGCGACTCCAATTAAAGCGCAAGAACAAGATTCCTCAGGTACCGTTCGCAAAATCGTAAGCGAAACACCAGGAGCTATCAGTTACCTAGCTTTCTCTTACATTGACGATTCGATCCAAGGACTTTCACTTGATAATGTAGAGCCGAAAGAAGAAAACGTAGCAACAAACGATTGGAAGATTTGGGCTTACGAACATATGTACACAAACGGTGAAGCAAAAGGACTTACGAAAACATTCTTAAGCTACATCACTAGTAAAGACGTTCAAAATGACTTAGTACCGCAACTAGGTTAC
- the pnpS gene encoding two-component system histidine kinase PnpS — MKKLWLKIGLSFFVLFFIVMVIVGLISGELMKGVYMNMKENQLQDDAKILLTTTKLEDIDLDQDADKIQADLVPLEDKIDARITVIDQSGHVVADTKEDPHELGSHMNRPEVQEVLKQGKDVGIATRKSSTLGYSMLYVAVPITHNGVTDGVLRISISLESVENAVHQLWLSLTLVFGLALVFIGFISAFIARRITRPVNEIIDVSMDLANNRYYSRITGKTSGELQDLSLSVNQLAQSLEKQMQEIELNQQRLSGIVQNLVSGVMLIDQRKLIVMTNPMMEQIIGEKDLTGKAYFEVLKSFALTQLVDQCLEKKAFQQEEITIYFPRELILDANVSPILSKTGNVTGVILLLHDITEIRRLENVRSEFVANVSHELKTPVTALKGFAETLLDGAMYDEVLLKKFLTIIKEESDRLHRLIMDILELSRIEQKHVSMNLEQVDVEDVVIATMDTIRPMAVEKEIQLVPPILEKPIVIHAERDRLQQILINLISNAIVYTPQNGEVRVGVIENEANDTISITVTDNGIGIPVKDIDRIFERFYRVDRARSRHSGGTGLGLSIVKHIVESCGGQIQVESIEGSGTTFTVTLPK; from the coding sequence ATGAAGAAGTTATGGCTGAAAATTGGACTGTCATTTTTCGTGCTATTTTTCATTGTAATGGTGATTGTTGGCTTGATTTCTGGAGAGCTAATGAAGGGCGTTTACATGAACATGAAAGAAAACCAGTTGCAGGATGATGCGAAAATCTTGCTGACAACGACCAAGTTGGAAGATATTGATTTGGACCAAGATGCGGATAAAATTCAGGCAGATTTAGTGCCACTGGAGGATAAAATCGATGCGCGGATTACTGTGATTGATCAGTCTGGTCATGTGGTGGCGGATACGAAGGAAGATCCACACGAGTTGGGCAGCCATATGAACCGTCCTGAGGTACAGGAAGTATTAAAGCAGGGAAAAGATGTTGGGATTGCAACGCGAAAAAGTTCAACGCTTGGTTATAGTATGCTTTATGTGGCGGTTCCAATTACGCATAATGGCGTGACAGATGGTGTTTTACGAATCTCGATTTCTCTTGAGTCCGTTGAAAATGCGGTACATCAATTATGGCTCAGCTTAACACTTGTATTCGGCTTGGCGCTTGTGTTCATTGGATTTATTAGTGCCTTTATTGCGCGGCGAATTACGAGACCGGTGAATGAAATCATTGATGTGTCGATGGATTTGGCGAATAATCGTTATTATAGCCGAATTACTGGGAAAACGAGTGGGGAACTGCAGGACCTCTCACTTAGCGTCAATCAGTTAGCGCAGAGTCTTGAGAAGCAGATGCAGGAAATTGAACTTAATCAGCAACGACTTAGCGGGATTGTGCAGAATTTAGTGAGCGGGGTCATGTTAATTGATCAGCGGAAACTAATTGTGATGACGAACCCGATGATGGAACAAATTATTGGCGAAAAAGACCTCACGGGAAAAGCCTATTTTGAAGTGTTAAAAAGCTTTGCCTTGACGCAACTTGTGGATCAATGTTTGGAGAAAAAGGCGTTCCAACAAGAAGAAATTACGATTTATTTCCCACGTGAGCTGATTTTGGATGCCAATGTCTCGCCAATTTTATCAAAGACGGGAAATGTGACGGGGGTTATTTTGTTACTGCATGATATTACTGAAATTAGGCGGCTTGAAAATGTCCGTTCAGAATTTGTCGCCAATGTCTCGCATGAATTGAAAACGCCAGTTACAGCGCTAAAAGGATTTGCCGAAACGCTGTTGGATGGCGCGATGTATGATGAGGTGTTGTTGAAGAAATTCCTAACAATTATCAAAGAAGAGAGTGACCGTTTGCACCGCTTAATTATGGATATTTTAGAGTTATCGCGCATTGAGCAGAAACACGTGTCGATGAATCTGGAGCAGGTAGACGTGGAAGATGTTGTGATTGCGACGATGGACACGATTCGACCAATGGCTGTGGAAAAGGAGATTCAACTCGTGCCTCCAATTTTAGAGAAACCAATTGTCATTCACGCAGAACGCGATCGATTGCAGCAGATTTTGATCAATCTAATTTCGAATGCGATCGTGTACACGCCTCAAAATGGGGAAGTTCGGGTTGGTGTGATAGAAAATGAGGCGAATGATACGATATCCATCACGGTGACGGATAATGGAATCGGAATACCTGTCAAAGATATTGATCGTATTTTTGAACGTTTTTATCGGGTTGACCGGGCACGCAGCCGCCATTCTGGTGGAACAGGGCTTGGACTTTCGATTGTGAAGCACATTGTGGAAAGTTGCGGAGGTCAGATTCAGGTCGAAAGTATCGAGGGATCTGGTACAACATTTACTGTGACGCTGCCTAAATAA
- a CDS encoding response regulator transcription factor, with translation MTKILVVDDESSIVTLLQFNIEKAGFDVVTAEDGRTGYELALSEKPDLIVLDLMLPEMDGIEVCKQLRQDKVETPILMLTAKDDELDKIIGLELGADDYLTKPFSPREVVARIKAILRRSAGKAAEPDVEEPVQEKALHVGELKILTESYEVYLQDELLDLTPKEFELLVYLANHRGKVFSRDQLLDAVWNYDYIGETRIVDVHVSHLRDKIEVDTKQPQYIKTIRGFGYKMENVKS, from the coding sequence TTGACCAAGATTTTAGTAGTGGATGACGAGTCTTCTATTGTAACTTTACTGCAATTTAACATTGAAAAAGCTGGATTTGATGTTGTGACGGCGGAAGATGGTAGAACGGGTTATGAACTGGCGCTATCGGAAAAGCCAGATTTGATTGTGCTAGATTTAATGTTGCCAGAAATGGATGGGATTGAGGTCTGCAAACAATTGCGACAAGATAAGGTGGAGACTCCGATCTTGATGTTAACAGCAAAAGATGATGAGTTGGATAAAATTATTGGCTTGGAGCTTGGCGCGGATGATTATTTGACGAAACCATTTAGTCCTCGTGAGGTTGTAGCGCGAATTAAGGCTATCCTTCGACGGAGTGCTGGGAAAGCGGCGGAGCCTGATGTGGAAGAACCGGTGCAAGAAAAGGCGCTACATGTTGGGGAATTGAAGATTTTGACGGAGAGTTATGAAGTTTATTTGCAAGATGAACTGCTTGATTTGACGCCGAAAGAATTTGAGTTGCTCGTTTATTTGGCGAATCATCGCGGAAAAGTATTTTCACGAGATCAGTTACTTGATGCTGTTTGGAATTATGATTATATTGGGGAAACGCGGATCGTGGATGTTCACGTGAGTCATTTACGTGATAAAATCGAGGTGGACACGAAGCAACCGCAATATATTAAGACGATTCGCGGTTTTGGGTATAAGATGGAGAACGTGAAGTCATGA